DNA sequence from the Shewanella piezotolerans WP3 genome:
TAGTACGAGCTTGGAAGGCCGATACCATGGGTAATCTAGTGTTCCGTAAAACAGCTGCCAACTTCAATCCAATGATGGCCACCGCAGGTAAAATTACCGTTGTCGAGGCTGAGCACATTGTAGAGCCCGGTGAGCTCGACCCTGATCATATTCATACCCCAGGGATCTACGTTAACCGTATTATCCAAGGCTCGTTCGAAAAACGAATCGAACAACGAACAGTAAAAGCTTAAGGAGGCTAACGCTATGGCATTATCAAGAGAACAATTGGCACAACGTGTAGCACAAGAACTCCAAGATGGCTTTTACGTCAACCTAGGAATCGGTATTCCAACATTAGTCGCCAACTACATCCCTGAAGGGATAGAGGTGATGTTGCAGTCTGAAAATGGTTTACTGGGTATGGGCGAGTTTCCAACCGAAGAGACCATTGACGCGGACCTTATCAATGCCGGTAAGCAAACCGTCACCGCAGTAGACGGCGCATCATTTTTCTCATCAAGCGAGAGCTTCGCCATGATCCGGGGTGGTCATGTTGATTTAACCGTACTCGGCGCCTTTGAAGTTGATGAGCAAGGCTCTATCGCCTCTTGGATGATCCCTGGTAAGTTAATCAAGGGCATGGGCGGCGCGATGGATTTAGTGGCTGGCGCAGACAATATCATCGTCACCATGATGCACGCCGACAAAAAAGGAAATTCTAAGCTATTACCTAAGTGTGAACTACCGCTGACAGGGTTTGGTTGTATCAAACGTGTATTGACTGACTTGGCCTTTATGGAAATTAAAGATGGTGCCTTCCATATACTAGAGCGTGCTCCCGGCGTATCTGTCGAGGAGATCGTCTCTAAAACCGCGGGGAAATTGATTGTGCCTGCACATGTGCCTGAAATGAACTTCTAGTTGATTCAGCAAATAACTAAAACGCAGCCACTTTGAGCTGCGTTTTTTATGTCAGTATACGCCACAAAAACAAATGACAGCGCCAAGTTGACTACCATCACAAATTTAAACATGCCATAACACTCCATAGTTCACTCGGATAATCGGTCAGATTATTTTTTCGCTTAAAACAGTAACTTAAACAAACCAAACCTCACCTATTCAAAAAGCTAATAGTAGCTACTTTAAACGATCAAATTAACTGCTATACCATTCAAGCATCGACAGAAAAGCCAACTTAGTCGGTGGTTTTAAGCTCGCAGTAAAGCGTTTGAGTCTAATAGAACCCAGCACTAAGTATTACAAGCTTAACTAAGTCATTTCGAGGTATGTATTAATTCGATACCAACCAAGAGATGATGAAAAAATAAAGG
Encoded proteins:
- a CDS encoding 3-oxoacid CoA-transferase subunit B, whose amino-acid sequence is MALSREQLAQRVAQELQDGFYVNLGIGIPTLVANYIPEGIEVMLQSENGLLGMGEFPTEETIDADLINAGKQTVTAVDGASFFSSSESFAMIRGGHVDLTVLGAFEVDEQGSIASWMIPGKLIKGMGGAMDLVAGADNIIVTMMHADKKGNSKLLPKCELPLTGFGCIKRVLTDLAFMEIKDGAFHILERAPGVSVEEIVSKTAGKLIVPAHVPEMNF